In one Mycobacterium heckeshornense genomic region, the following are encoded:
- a CDS encoding universal stress protein, which translates to MSAYQTVVVGTDGSDSSLRAVDRAGHIAGADAKLIVASAYLPQPEDARAADVLKDESYKVSGTAPIYAILREARDRAKAAGAKNIEERAIVGAPVDALVGLAEEVGADLLVVGNVGLNTIAGRLLGSVPANVSRRAKTDVLIVHTTP; encoded by the coding sequence ATGAGCGCCTATCAGACCGTGGTGGTAGGAACCGACGGCTCGGACTCCTCGCTGCGCGCGGTGGACCGGGCAGGCCACATCGCGGGCGCGGACGCGAAGCTGATCGTCGCGTCGGCGTACTTGCCCCAACCAGAGGATGCCCGGGCCGCCGACGTCTTGAAGGACGAGAGCTACAAGGTCTCCGGAACCGCGCCCATCTACGCGATCTTGCGCGAGGCGCGGGACCGGGCCAAGGCAGCCGGTGCGAAGAACATCGAAGAACGGGCGATCGTCGGTGCACCCGTCGACGCGCTGGTCGGACTTGCCGAGGAGGTGGGCGCCGACCTGCTGGTCGTCGGCAACGTCGGATTGAACACGATCGCCGGCCGACTGCTGGGCTCGGTGCCGGCCAACGTCTCGCGCCGAGCCAAGACCGACGTATTGATCGTTCACACCACCCCGTAG
- a CDS encoding MFS transporter translates to MSSPTAVVGTGSWRALLGRRYLGISTLLAGGVALYAINEFLTISLLPSTVADIGGERLYAWVTTLYLVGSVVAATTVNAVLLRVGARWAYLVGLAVFSLGSLVCAAAPRMEVLLAGRTLQGAAGGLLAGLGYAIINSALPQALWTRASALVSVMWGVATVVGPAMGGFFAQFGWWRWAFGAVAMLTAAIAVSVPAVLAAGRVDHSAVRATRIPVWALLLLGTAALAVSVAELPHDLGATAALLAAGALLVVVFVVVDRRLPSAALPPSAFGPGPLKWIYLTQALLLATAMVDTYVPLFGQRLAHLSPVVAGFLGAALAVGWTVSELLSASLSNPRLIARVVTAAPAVMAVGLASGALTQSDDAPVGVVAVWAVGLLVAGTGIGVAWPHLSAWAMGCVDDPAESGAAAAGINIVQLISAAVGAGLAGVLVNEAHGGAVTEARWLFTVFTVLAAAGVAASRCATRGQLCA, encoded by the coding sequence GTGAGCTCGCCCACCGCCGTCGTCGGCACCGGCAGTTGGCGGGCGCTGCTGGGCCGCCGGTATCTGGGGATCTCAACGCTGCTGGCAGGCGGTGTGGCGTTGTACGCCATCAACGAGTTCCTGACGATCAGCCTGCTGCCCAGCACCGTCGCCGACATCGGCGGCGAGCGGCTCTACGCCTGGGTGACGACGCTGTATCTGGTCGGATCGGTGGTCGCGGCTACCACGGTGAATGCGGTGCTGCTGCGGGTGGGCGCACGCTGGGCCTACCTGGTGGGGCTGGCCGTGTTCAGCCTCGGCAGCCTGGTGTGTGCGGCCGCGCCGAGAATGGAGGTGCTGCTGGCGGGCCGCACTCTTCAGGGCGCGGCCGGTGGCCTGCTGGCCGGTCTGGGCTATGCAATCATCAATTCAGCGTTGCCGCAAGCACTTTGGACGAGAGCCTCAGCGCTGGTGTCGGTGATGTGGGGGGTCGCCACGGTGGTAGGACCCGCGATGGGTGGTTTCTTCGCCCAATTCGGGTGGTGGCGCTGGGCGTTCGGCGCGGTCGCCATGCTGACCGCGGCGATCGCCGTCTCGGTGCCGGCGGTGCTGGCAGCGGGCCGCGTCGACCATAGCGCGGTTCGCGCGACCAGAATTCCCGTATGGGCGTTGCTGCTGTTGGGCACTGCCGCGCTGGCGGTCAGCGTCGCCGAGCTTCCCCACGATCTCGGCGCGACCGCAGCGCTGCTGGCCGCCGGCGCGCTGCTGGTGGTGGTGTTCGTCGTCGTCGATCGGCGGCTGCCCTCAGCGGCGTTGCCGCCCAGCGCGTTTGGGCCGGGCCCGCTGAAATGGATTTACCTGACCCAAGCGTTGCTGTTGGCCACCGCGATGGTCGACACCTATGTGCCGCTGTTCGGCCAACGGCTGGCGCACTTGAGCCCGGTGGTGGCGGGCTTCCTAGGTGCGGCGCTGGCCGTCGGCTGGACGGTGAGCGAACTGCTCAGCGCGTCACTGAGCAACCCGCGCCTCATCGCGCGCGTGGTCACCGCAGCACCCGCGGTGATGGCGGTCGGGTTGGCATCGGGTGCGCTCACCCAATCCGACGACGCGCCGGTCGGGGTGGTCGCGGTGTGGGCCGTGGGCCTGCTGGTTGCCGGGACGGGGATCGGCGTCGCCTGGCCGCATTTGTCGGCGTGGGCGATGGGCTGCGTGGACGACCCAGCCGAAAGCGGCGCCGCGGCCGCCGGCATCAACATCGTGCAACTGATCTCCGCAGCAGTGGGCGCCGGGCTGGCCGGTGTGCTGGTCAACGAGGCCCACGGGGGCGCCGTCACGGAGGCCCGTTGGCTGTTCACCGTTTTCACGGTGCTGGCCGCGGCTGGCGTCGCGGCTTCCCGCTGCGCCACCCGCGGGCAGCTCTGCGCTTAG
- the uvrB gene encoding excinuclease ABC subunit UvrB has translation MAFATEHPVVAHSEYRPAKEAVEGLVRTGGRFEVVSPHAPAGDQPAAIDELERRIRAGEKDVVLLGATGTGKSATTAWLIERLQRPTLVMEPNKTLAAQMANELREMLPHNAVEYFVSYYDYYQPEAYIAQTDTYIEKDSSINDDVERLRHSATSALLSRRDVVVVASVSCIYGLGTPQSYLDRSVELRVGTEVPRDALLRLLVDVQYTRNDLSFTRGSFRVRGDTVEIIPSYEELAVRIEYFGDEIEALYYLHPLTGEVIRRVDSLRIFPATHYVAGPERMAHAISTIEEELAERLAELESRGKLLEAQRLRMRTNYDIEMMRQVGFCSGIENYSRHIDGRGPGTPPATLLDYFPEDFLLVIDESHVTVPQIGGMYEGDISRKRNLVEYGFRLPSACDNRPLTWEEFASRIGQTVYLSATPGPYELGQTGGEFVEQVIRPTGLVDPKVVVKSTKGQIDDLIGEIRKRAAADERVLVTTLTKKMAEDLTDYLLEMGIRVRYLHSEVDTLRRVELLRQLRLGEFDVLVGINLLREGLDLPEVSLVSILDADKEGFLRSTRSLIQTIGRAARHVSGEVHLYADTITDSMREAIDETERRRAKQIAYNSEHGIDPKPLRKKIADILDRVYTEAEDTETVELGSGRAVSRGRRAQGEPGRTVSAGIVEGRDTANMPRAELADLIKDLTEQMMAAARDLQFELAARFRDEIADLKKELRAMDAAGVK, from the coding sequence ATGGCTTTCGCTACCGAGCATCCGGTGGTCGCACACTCCGAATACCGCCCGGCCAAAGAGGCCGTGGAGGGATTGGTGCGCACCGGCGGCCGCTTCGAGGTGGTCAGCCCACACGCCCCGGCGGGCGACCAGCCGGCCGCCATCGACGAACTGGAGCGGCGGATCAGGGCGGGGGAGAAGGATGTCGTGCTGCTGGGTGCCACCGGCACCGGCAAGTCGGCCACCACCGCCTGGCTCATCGAACGCCTCCAGCGGCCCACGCTGGTGATGGAGCCGAACAAGACACTGGCCGCGCAGATGGCCAACGAACTGCGAGAGATGTTGCCGCACAATGCGGTTGAGTACTTCGTGTCGTACTACGACTACTACCAGCCAGAGGCCTACATCGCGCAGACCGACACCTACATCGAAAAGGACAGCTCGATCAACGACGACGTGGAACGGCTGCGGCACTCGGCGACCTCGGCGCTGCTGTCTCGCCGCGACGTCGTGGTGGTCGCCTCGGTGTCGTGCATCTACGGCCTGGGCACGCCCCAGTCGTATCTGGACCGCTCGGTCGAGTTGAGGGTGGGCACCGAGGTGCCGCGCGACGCGCTGCTGCGGCTGTTGGTCGACGTGCAGTACACCCGCAACGACCTGTCGTTCACCCGCGGCTCGTTCCGGGTGCGCGGTGACACCGTCGAGATCATCCCGAGCTATGAGGAGTTGGCCGTCCGCATCGAATACTTCGGCGACGAGATCGAAGCGCTGTACTACCTGCACCCGCTGACCGGTGAGGTGATCCGGCGGGTCGACTCGCTGCGGATCTTCCCGGCCACCCACTACGTCGCCGGCCCCGAGCGGATGGCGCATGCGATCTCCACCATCGAGGAAGAACTGGCCGAGCGGCTGGCCGAGCTGGAAAGCCGGGGCAAGCTGCTGGAGGCCCAGCGGCTGCGGATGCGCACCAACTACGACATCGAGATGATGCGCCAGGTCGGGTTCTGCTCGGGTATCGAGAACTATTCGCGGCACATCGACGGCCGCGGCCCGGGCACCCCGCCGGCCACGCTGCTGGACTACTTCCCGGAAGACTTTCTGCTGGTCATCGACGAGTCGCACGTCACCGTGCCGCAGATCGGCGGCATGTACGAAGGCGATATCTCGCGCAAGCGCAACCTGGTCGAATATGGCTTCCGGTTGCCGTCGGCCTGCGACAACCGGCCACTGACCTGGGAGGAGTTCGCGTCGCGGATCGGGCAGACGGTGTACCTGTCGGCAACGCCGGGCCCGTATGAGCTCGGCCAGACCGGCGGCGAGTTCGTCGAGCAGGTGATCCGGCCGACCGGGCTGGTGGACCCCAAGGTCGTGGTCAAGTCGACCAAGGGCCAGATCGACGACCTGATCGGTGAGATCCGCAAGCGGGCCGCGGCCGACGAGCGGGTGCTGGTGACGACGTTGACCAAGAAGATGGCCGAGGACCTCACCGACTACCTGCTGGAGATGGGTATTCGGGTGCGCTATCTGCATTCGGAGGTCGATACGCTGCGCCGGGTCGAGCTGCTGCGCCAGCTGCGGCTCGGTGAGTTCGACGTGCTGGTGGGGATCAACCTGTTGCGGGAGGGCCTGGACCTGCCCGAGGTGTCGCTGGTGTCGATCCTCGACGCCGACAAGGAAGGGTTTCTGCGCTCCACGCGCAGCCTGATTCAAACCATCGGGCGTGCGGCCCGCCACGTCTCCGGCGAAGTGCACCTGTACGCCGACACCATCACGGACTCGATGCGTGAGGCGATCGATGAAACCGAGCGGCGCCGGGCCAAACAGATCGCCTACAACTCCGAGCACGGGATCGACCCGAAGCCGCTGCGCAAGAAGATCGCCGACATCCTCGACCGGGTTTACACCGAAGCCGAGGACACCGAGACCGTCGAGCTCGGTTCTGGGCGTGCCGTGTCCCGCGGCCGACGGGCCCAGGGCGAACCGGGACGCACGGTCAGCGCCGGCATTGTCGAAGGCCGCGACACCGCCAACATGCCGCGCGCCGAATTGGCTGATCTCATCAAGGATCTCACTGAGCAGATGATGGCCGCGGCGCGAGACCTGCAGTTCGAGCTGGCCGCGCGGTTCCGCGACGAGATCGCGGACCTGAAGAAGGAACTGCGCGCCATGGATGCTGCCGGCGTCAAGTGA
- a CDS encoding serine/threonine-protein kinase: MDEMLGATSRWEITRRVRMSRARAGQALRTGFQSVPSLAAAYLFHRIPLPRPASGGESDCPAKSTGQRRAVSSGRAFAGYTILRPLGAGGMAEVYLAKHPRLPRRDVLKVLAETMTADDEFRERFNREADLAATLWHPHIVGVHDRGECDGQLWISMDYVEGTDAARLVKERYPNGMPAEDVCAIVSAVADALDYAHDRGLLHRDVKPANILLTHPNREDRRILLADFGVARHLGDISGITATNVAVGTVAYAAPEQLIGSNLDGRADQYALAATAFHLLTGVPPYRDSNPIAVIGQHLHADPPKLSDYRPDLAHLDDVFVKALAKKPEVRFDRCRAFAAALTDRAASTSKNGRRTGNSGRRGGRVRAAARRFRSAAVLVSAAAVAAAVTWSGPRHGEPGRPGPQAAPDSSAAASAQLPPAPRLDGTYRLDYDRKKLASNGVPLRHNGVQTSWWAFRSSCTAAGCVATGTRLDDRTHQQATSGAGGQPGVLRFVGGYWQAMPRQRRVRCRPPGTTAVSTQTEAVVLSLVPQPDGTLRGMQTETVHSNECGAQGAVLRIPVVAARVGDVPPTVTVADPATAADRPTAAATAPGPPVLGGVCNDVDKLGYDSTTNEQVVCEGNTWGKAPITAGVHTTGSSCDRPNIPVFAMSTSDDGYLIECDPATRVWSRPRG, from the coding sequence ATGGACGAGATGCTCGGCGCCACCAGCCGATGGGAAATCACACGGCGAGTCCGAATGAGCCGGGCACGCGCTGGGCAGGCACTGCGGACAGGGTTTCAGTCGGTTCCATCTCTGGCCGCTGCCTACCTGTTTCACCGCATTCCGCTGCCCCGGCCCGCTTCCGGCGGAGAGTCGGACTGCCCGGCGAAGAGCACCGGCCAGCGCCGCGCCGTCAGCAGCGGGAGGGCGTTCGCCGGATACACGATCTTGCGACCGCTGGGCGCCGGCGGGATGGCCGAGGTGTATCTGGCCAAGCACCCCAGGCTGCCGCGCCGCGACGTGCTCAAAGTCCTCGCCGAGACGATGACGGCCGACGATGAATTCCGTGAGCGATTCAACCGGGAAGCCGATCTGGCTGCGACGCTTTGGCATCCGCACATTGTCGGAGTGCATGATCGCGGCGAGTGCGACGGACAGTTGTGGATTTCGATGGACTACGTCGAGGGCACCGATGCGGCCCGGCTGGTCAAAGAGCGTTACCCGAACGGAATGCCGGCCGAGGACGTGTGCGCGATTGTCAGCGCGGTGGCAGATGCGCTCGACTACGCTCACGATCGGGGGCTGCTGCACCGGGATGTGAAACCCGCCAACATCCTGCTCACCCATCCCAACCGTGAGGACCGCCGAATCCTCTTGGCGGACTTCGGTGTAGCTCGTCATCTCGGTGACATCAGCGGCATCACAGCCACCAATGTCGCTGTGGGAACCGTTGCCTATGCAGCGCCCGAACAGTTGATCGGTTCAAACCTCGACGGTAGGGCCGACCAATATGCTCTGGCCGCCACGGCATTTCACTTGCTGACCGGTGTCCCACCGTATCGGGACTCCAACCCGATCGCGGTGATCGGTCAACATCTGCACGCCGACCCGCCTAAGCTCAGCGACTATCGTCCGGACTTGGCCCACCTCGATGACGTTTTCGTCAAGGCTTTGGCCAAAAAGCCTGAGGTGAGGTTCGACCGGTGCCGGGCGTTTGCGGCCGCCCTCACCGACCGGGCCGCGAGCACCTCGAAGAACGGCCGGCGCACCGGAAACAGCGGGCGACGCGGCGGCCGAGTCCGTGCCGCGGCGCGACGATTCCGGTCAGCTGCCGTGCTGGTGTCTGCTGCGGCGGTCGCGGCCGCCGTCACCTGGTCGGGCCCGCGACACGGGGAGCCTGGCAGGCCCGGGCCGCAGGCCGCGCCGGACTCGTCAGCCGCCGCGAGTGCACAGCTGCCCCCGGCGCCGAGGCTCGACGGCACCTATCGATTGGACTACGACCGCAAAAAGCTGGCCTCCAACGGTGTTCCGTTACGGCACAACGGCGTCCAGACCAGCTGGTGGGCATTTCGGTCGTCGTGCACCGCTGCAGGATGTGTGGCCACCGGGACCCGGCTCGACGACCGTACCCATCAGCAGGCCACCAGCGGGGCCGGCGGGCAACCGGGCGTGCTGCGTTTTGTCGGCGGGTACTGGCAGGCCATGCCCAGGCAACGGCGGGTGCGGTGCCGGCCACCCGGCACCACGGCCGTATCGACTCAGACCGAGGCGGTTGTGTTGTCGTTGGTGCCGCAACCCGACGGCACGCTGCGGGGCATGCAGACCGAAACCGTGCACAGCAACGAATGCGGTGCGCAAGGTGCGGTGCTGCGCATTCCGGTGGTCGCGGCCCGGGTCGGGGATGTGCCGCCGACGGTGACCGTGGCCGACCCGGCGACGGCGGCTGACCGCCCGACCGCAGCGGCCACCGCGCCGGGGCCACCGGTGCTGGGCGGGGTCTGCAACGACGTCGACAAGCTTGGCTATGACTCCACCACCAACGAGCAGGTGGTGTGCGAGGGCAACACCTGGGGCAAGGCGCCGATCACGGCCGGGGTTCACACGACCGGATCTTCCTGTGACCGACCCAACATCCCGGTTTTCGCCATGTCGACCTCCGACGACGGCTACCTCATCGAATGCGATCCGGCCACCCGGGTGTGGAGCCGCCCCCGGGGATAA
- a CDS encoding FHA domain-containing protein, whose amino-acid sequence MVSRAAPPVLTIRHDGSQRTFAAGHDVVVGRDVRADLRIADPRISRVHLILRFDDGRWVAIDNGSVNGTYLNGYRIPVVDIHDGQSINVGNPEGPRLTFELGGRRPRTGFEPGLEPPTMSWHTRPERRPAPHPPRQPASLPAAERTVVDAGSAHVSNLATRLLGILSHRSAPTPGATTTTIGRADDNDIVIPDVLASRHHATLVPTPLGIEIRDRSINGTFVNGTRIGSAILSEGDVVTIGNVDLVFTDGALVPRTQAATQTGGLEVRRVSFSVDGGKQLLDDISLMARPGTLTAIIGGSGAGKTTLARLIAGYARPSSGSVTFEGHDIHAEYASLRSRIGMVPQDDVVHRQLTVGQALGYAAELRLPPDTSKADRGRVVAQVLEELDMIKHADTRVDKLSGGQRKRASVALELLTGPSLLILDEPTSGLDPALDHQVMTMLRQLADAGRVVIVVTHMLSYLDVCDQVLLVAPGGKTAFCGPPDQIGPAMGTTNWAKIFAKVGADPDEANRRFLAQHRPPPPAAPGKPAELGEPVHTSVWRQFRTVARRQVRLVVADRAYFVFLALLPFILGALSLTVPGSNGFHVADPRSEAPDEAAQILVLLNIAAVFMGTALTIRDLIGERAIFQREQAVGLSTTAYLLAKTGVFSVFAVVQSVIATAIVIAGKGAPTRGHVVLGNPTVELFVTVAATCVASAMLGLVLSALVRSGEQIMPLLVVSIMAQLVLSGGLVPVTGRLVLDQLSWAMPSRWGYAAAASTIDLRHLVPGSLIPKDRFWLHTLQAWLFDVTMLAGLPVVYAGVVRWKIRLHR is encoded by the coding sequence GTGGTGAGTCGAGCAGCCCCGCCCGTATTGACAATTCGCCACGACGGGTCGCAACGCACCTTCGCGGCAGGCCATGACGTGGTCGTGGGACGTGACGTGCGCGCGGATTTGCGCATCGCGGACCCCCGTATTTCCCGGGTGCATCTGATCCTGCGTTTCGATGACGGCCGCTGGGTGGCGATAGACAACGGCTCGGTCAACGGAACCTACCTCAACGGCTACCGGATTCCCGTCGTCGACATCCATGATGGGCAAAGCATCAACGTGGGAAATCCCGAGGGTCCGCGGCTGACCTTCGAACTGGGCGGGCGCAGGCCCCGCACCGGGTTCGAGCCGGGCCTCGAGCCGCCGACCATGTCGTGGCACACGCGTCCGGAGCGCCGACCGGCGCCGCACCCGCCCCGGCAGCCCGCTTCGCTGCCCGCCGCCGAACGAACCGTGGTCGACGCCGGATCGGCCCACGTGTCAAACCTCGCGACCCGCCTCCTCGGCATCCTGTCGCATCGGTCGGCGCCGACCCCGGGGGCGACCACGACCACCATCGGCCGCGCCGACGACAACGACATCGTCATCCCCGACGTGTTGGCCTCGCGTCACCACGCCACGCTGGTTCCCACACCGTTGGGCATCGAGATCCGGGACCGCAGCATCAACGGGACGTTCGTCAACGGGACCCGGATCGGGTCGGCCATCCTCTCCGAGGGTGACGTGGTCACGATCGGCAACGTCGACCTGGTCTTCACCGACGGCGCCTTGGTGCCTCGCACCCAGGCGGCGACGCAGACCGGCGGCCTGGAGGTTCGCAGGGTCAGCTTCAGCGTCGACGGCGGCAAACAGTTGCTCGACGACATCTCGCTGATGGCGCGGCCTGGCACGCTGACGGCGATCATCGGCGGGTCCGGTGCGGGCAAGACCACGCTTGCCCGGCTGATCGCCGGTTATGCCCGTCCCAGCTCCGGCTCGGTTACCTTCGAGGGCCACGACATCCACGCCGAATATGCGTCGCTGCGCAGCCGGATCGGGATGGTGCCCCAAGACGACGTGGTGCACCGCCAGCTGACGGTGGGCCAGGCCCTCGGCTACGCCGCCGAGCTGCGGTTGCCGCCCGACACCAGCAAAGCCGACCGCGGCCGGGTCGTCGCGCAGGTGCTCGAGGAACTAGACATGATCAAGCACGCCGACACCCGGGTGGACAAGCTGTCCGGCGGTCAGCGCAAACGCGCCTCGGTGGCGCTGGAGTTGCTGACCGGGCCGTCACTGCTGATTCTCGACGAGCCGACCTCGGGGCTGGACCCGGCACTCGACCACCAGGTCATGACGATGCTGCGCCAGCTGGCCGACGCCGGTCGGGTGGTGATCGTGGTTACCCACATGTTGAGCTACCTCGACGTCTGCGACCAGGTGCTGCTCGTGGCGCCGGGCGGCAAGACAGCGTTTTGCGGCCCCCCGGACCAGATCGGCCCGGCGATGGGAACCACCAACTGGGCCAAGATCTTCGCCAAGGTGGGCGCCGACCCCGACGAAGCGAACCGGCGGTTCCTGGCCCAGCACCGGCCACCACCGCCCGCAGCGCCCGGCAAGCCGGCCGAGCTGGGCGAGCCGGTGCACACCAGCGTGTGGCGTCAGTTCCGCACGGTCGCGCGCCGCCAGGTTCGGCTGGTGGTCGCCGACCGCGCCTACTTCGTCTTCTTGGCGTTGTTGCCGTTCATCCTGGGTGCGCTGTCGCTGACCGTGCCCGGCTCGAACGGATTCCACGTCGCCGACCCGCGCAGCGAAGCACCCGACGAGGCCGCGCAAATCCTGGTTCTGCTCAACATCGCCGCGGTCTTCATGGGTACGGCGTTGACGATTCGCGACCTGATCGGTGAGCGCGCGATCTTCCAGCGCGAACAGGCAGTCGGTTTGTCGACGACGGCATACCTGCTGGCCAAGACGGGGGTTTTTAGCGTGTTCGCCGTCGTGCAGTCGGTGATCGCCACCGCGATCGTGATCGCCGGCAAGGGCGCGCCCACCCGTGGCCATGTTGTGCTCGGCAATCCCACGGTCGAACTGTTTGTGACGGTCGCCGCAACCTGTGTGGCCTCGGCGATGCTGGGCTTGGTGCTGTCGGCGCTGGTGCGCTCCGGTGAGCAGATCATGCCGCTGCTCGTGGTGTCGATCATGGCACAGCTGGTGCTGTCCGGCGGGCTGGTCCCGGTGACGGGACGGCTGGTGCTCGATCAATTATCGTGGGCGATGCCCTCACGGTGGGGATACGCCGCGGCGGCGTCGACGATCGACCTGCGGCATCTGGTCCCGGGCTCGCTGATCCCCAAGGACAGGTTCTGGCTGCACACCTTGCAAGCCTGGCTGTTCGACGTAACCATGCTGGCCGGGTTGCCGGTGGTCTACGCCGGTGTTGTCCGGTGGAAAATCCGGCTGCACCGCTGA
- a CDS encoding DUF402 domain-containing protein gives MRAVDRYMLRPWGLYLARPTPGRAQFHYLESWLLPSLGLRANVFHFNPGHERDHDYYLDVGEYTPGPAVWRSEDHYLDLEVRTGRGVDLADVGELLDAVRYGLLTPKTAEQAVGRAVAAVDGLARHRYDLQRWLASRGMQLTWRGA, from the coding sequence GTGCGGGCGGTCGACCGATACATGCTGCGGCCGTGGGGGCTGTATCTGGCGCGGCCTACCCCCGGCCGGGCCCAGTTCCACTATCTCGAATCCTGGCTGCTGCCATCGCTCGGGTTACGCGCCAACGTTTTTCACTTCAACCCGGGACACGAACGCGACCATGACTACTACCTCGACGTCGGCGAGTACACACCCGGCCCGGCGGTGTGGCGCTCCGAAGACCACTACCTCGACCTGGAAGTCCGCACCGGCCGTGGAGTCGACCTGGCCGACGTCGGCGAACTGCTGGACGCCGTGCGCTACGGGCTGCTGACCCCGAAGACCGCCGAGCAGGCGGTGGGGCGCGCCGTCGCCGCCGTCGACGGGCTGGCCCGGCACCGATATGACCTGCAACGCTGGCTGGCCAGCAGAGGTATGCAACTCACCTGGCGCGGTGCGTAG
- a CDS encoding DNA polymerase ligase N-terminal domain-containing protein: protein MALNEYRRKRRSGHSPEPRGRQRSQRAGKRRREPHFVVQHHAARADHYDFRLEIDGVLASWAIPKGPSTDPKDKRMARRTEDHPLEYETFEGVIPGGEYGAGGVIVWDRGTYTNDGDRDMAEGIERGHLSFTLHGEKLQGGYALTRIRQGKDGAWLLVKRKDEHADARRNPVRSRPESVLSGRTLDELS, encoded by the coding sequence ATGGCGTTGAACGAATACCGCCGTAAGCGGCGGTCGGGCCACAGCCCCGAACCCCGGGGCCGGCAGCGTTCTCAACGGGCGGGGAAGCGTCGCCGCGAACCGCACTTCGTCGTCCAGCATCATGCGGCGCGGGCCGACCATTATGACTTCCGGCTGGAAATCGACGGCGTACTCGCCTCGTGGGCGATACCCAAGGGGCCGTCGACCGATCCGAAAGACAAGCGAATGGCCCGCCGCACCGAGGATCACCCGCTGGAGTATGAGACGTTCGAAGGCGTTATTCCCGGGGGCGAGTACGGGGCCGGGGGCGTCATCGTCTGGGACCGCGGCACCTACACCAATGACGGCGACCGCGACATGGCCGAGGGCATCGAGCGCGGTCACCTGTCGTTTACCCTGCACGGCGAGAAGTTGCAGGGCGGCTATGCCCTCACCCGGATACGCCAGGGCAAAGACGGGGCCTGGCTGTTGGTCAAGCGCAAAGACGAGCACGCCGACGCCCGGCGTAACCCGGTGCGCAGCCGACCCGAGTCGGTGCTGTCCGGGCGCACCCTGGACGAGTTGTCGTGA
- the ligD gene encoding non-homologous end-joining DNA ligase produces the protein MPRVAVEITHPDRVLFPADGITKADLVDYYAAVAEAMLPHLKDRPLTLQRFPRGIDQQGFIQQDFADTMPDWMGSAEVAKEGGTVVHPLAQRPEALVWLANQNSITVHAWLSRLGRLHTPDRLVFDLDPSGDDFPVVRETARALAGVLDDVGLAGYVQTTGSRGLHVVVPLRGDADFDTVRRFARDVADVVVADDPAHRTVEARKDKRRGRVYVDVMRNAYAQTAVAPYSVRARRGAPVATPLEWDELGGRGMSPDRFTIRDIPKRLARQPDPWVSMNRRSRSLTGPMRRLEKIHSATS, from the coding sequence ATGCCCCGCGTCGCAGTCGAGATCACGCACCCGGACCGGGTGCTCTTCCCAGCAGACGGGATCACCAAAGCCGACCTCGTCGACTACTACGCCGCGGTGGCCGAGGCGATGTTGCCGCACCTCAAGGACCGGCCGCTGACCCTGCAGCGGTTCCCCCGCGGCATCGACCAACAGGGCTTCATCCAGCAGGATTTCGCCGACACGATGCCCGACTGGATGGGCTCGGCCGAAGTCGCCAAGGAAGGCGGTACCGTCGTGCACCCGCTGGCCCAGCGTCCTGAGGCGCTGGTCTGGCTGGCCAACCAGAACAGCATCACCGTGCACGCCTGGCTGTCCCGGCTGGGCCGGCTGCACACACCTGACCGACTCGTCTTCGACCTCGACCCGTCCGGCGACGATTTCCCGGTGGTCCGAGAAACCGCGCGGGCCCTCGCCGGTGTGTTGGACGACGTCGGCCTGGCAGGCTACGTGCAGACCACTGGATCACGCGGCCTGCACGTTGTGGTGCCGCTGCGCGGTGACGCCGACTTCGACACGGTTCGCCGATTCGCCCGCGACGTCGCCGACGTGGTGGTGGCCGACGATCCCGCGCACCGCACGGTGGAAGCCCGCAAAGACAAGCGGCGCGGCCGGGTGTATGTCGACGTGATGCGAAATGCCTACGCGCAGACCGCGGTCGCGCCGTATTCGGTGCGGGCCCGCCGCGGCGCGCCGGTGGCTACCCCACTGGAATGGGACGAACTCGGCGGCCGCGGTATGAGCCCGGACCGGTTCACCATCCGCGATATTCCGAAACGGCTTGCCCGTCAACCTGATCCATGGGTCAGCATGAACCGTCGGTCCCGCTCCCTGACCGGGCCAATGCGTCGCCTGGAGAAGATCCATTCGGCAACTTCCTGA